From a single Aythya fuligula isolate bAytFul2 chromosome 16, bAytFul2.pri, whole genome shotgun sequence genomic region:
- the TCFL5 gene encoding transcription factor-like 5 protein, whose translation MSGSGSAPEEPRTSSPPSTASAPQPAPAAGGPGGSSNVAFGEQNLSFTTTDLSLVEMTEIEYTQLQHIPYSHAEGQAAEGEVEARVGSAFLAGSSAELPLPQASANPGQDGCSSNSSGSRAVFPVICQSALPPDGNLLSSNPCVGHVDFQELRMMLLSESNPPANQADKTPKGSSSAEVAGHSLVKVKHGDSSVGTNKENIPVENSALPSESRSKSAVRVRLEDRFNSIQTENPRCQEPQESGVTLNNLVTLIRQPTELIGVPLHQHQNKCATLVKNKTVPTAPSLQFTYPLFTMNTCSASGSANPSQAQTSGTSCTILEAAKHQDLGIPRTFSFCYHQEIESTKQTVGAMNKALPEEVWIKVGDTLCKQALSKRSCSRVSPLEANVDRKPLSDIQNMCDSQSAAPAQGSWQSAQSNPSVQVQSGTQEGVAQRRERHNRMERDRRRRIRICCDELNLLVPFCTADTDKATTLQWTTAFLKYIQEKHGDSLKQEFETVFCGKTGRRLKIASSDSFVTCPLQENMHGDQVA comes from the exons ATGTCAGGATCAGGATCAGCCCCAGAGGAGCCTCGGACCTCCAGTCCTCCCAGCACGGCCAGCGCTCCCCAGCCCGCTCCGGCTGCTGGCGGACCTGGAGGCTCAAGCAACGTTGCCTTTGGTGAGCAAAACCTTAGTTTTACCACCACAGACCTCAGCCTGGTGGAGATGACAGAAATAGAGTacacccagctccagcacatACCTTACTCACATGCGGAGGGACAAGCTGCTGAAGGTGAAGTAGAAGCCAGGGTCGGTTCTGCTTTCTtagctggcagctctgcagagctgcctctgccccaggCCTCGGCGAACCCCGGTCAGGATGGGTGTTCCTCAAACAGCTCTGGGAGCCGGGCGGTTTTCCCGGTTATCTGCCAGTCAGCATTACCCCCCGACGGCAATTTGCTAAGTTCAAACCCATGTGTGGGCCATGTTGACTTCCAGGAGCTCAGAATGATGTTACTCAGtgagtccaacccccctgcgAACCAAGCAGATAAAACGCCCAAGGGTAGTAGCTCTGCAGAAGTCGCAGGACACAGTTTAGTAAAGGTTAAACATGGTGACAGTTCTGTTGGGAcgaataaagaaaacattcctgTCGAAAATTCGGCACTGCCGTCAGAGTCTAGATCTAAATCTGCAGTCAGAGTTCGATTGGAAGACAGATTCAACAGCATCCAGACAGAAAACCCCAGATGCCAAGAACCCCAAGAATCTGGAGTAACTCTTAACAA tttagTAACATTGATTCGACAGCCAACAGAACTGATAGGTGTTCCTCTTCATCAGCATCAAAACAAGTGTGCTACATTGGTGAAAAATAAGACCGTACCTACCGCACCTTCTTTACAGTTCACGTATCCATTGTTTACTATGAACACGTGTTCTGCTTCTGGGAGTGCTAATCCTTCACAAGCACAG ACCTCTGGAACATCTTGCACTATCTTGGAAGCTGCCAAACATCAGGACCTTGGGATACCCAGAACGTTTTCTTTCTGTTACCATCAGGAAATTGAATCCACAAAGCAGACAGTAGGTGCTATGAATAAAGCTTTGCCTGAGGAAGTTTGGATTAAAGTTGGAG aCACGTTATGCAAGCAAGCACTAAGCAAAAGAAGTTGCAGCCGAGTAAGCCCACTGGAAGCAAACGTAGATCGCAAACCTCTTAGTGACATTCAAAATATGTGTGATAGCCAGAGCGCTGCGCCTGCACAGGGCTCCTGGCAGTCAGCACAGTCCAACCCAAGCGTGCAGGTGCAGAGTGGTACACAGGAAGGAGTTGCTCAGCGAAGAGAAAGACATAACCGCATGGAGAGAGACAGAAG GCGCAGAATCCGGATTTGCTGTGATGAACTGAATCTGCTGGTTCCATTCTGTACCGCTGATACTGATAAAGCAACAACATTACAATGGACAACGGCATTTCTCAAGTACATTCAGGAAAAGCACGGCGATTCGCTGAAACAG gaATTTGAGACTGTGTTCTGTGGTAAAACAGGCAGGAGACTAAAAATAGCAAGTTCAGACTCGTTTGTAACGTGTCCACTGCAGGAAAACATGCATGGAGACCAAGTAGCTTGA